The following are encoded in a window of Doryrhamphus excisus isolate RoL2022-K1 chromosome 16, RoL_Dexc_1.0, whole genome shotgun sequence genomic DNA:
- the atp7b gene encoding copper-transporting ATPase 2, which produces MFSSKSPKSPAKYASKSPRVSAEQICMVECGCEDPGTCGVHGPECAPAQQLIGVESEKKGRDNLAYEYGSQSDLCAPIKTSTETFKLLGLDLEHPVHGVVESRISRLSGVLAVRSASPSRQTEVDYVSSLISAPEIALELRRMGFDVESTARIGVDGMHCQSCVQTIQEHVGALRGVSHVQVSVEEAAALVVFQPLHVTRQELRDQIEDLGFGATLLADDADLRQTVSVWIAGMTCNSCVRSIEGRISQMTGVRSIGVSLKDQKGTITFDPTLTGPEHLRLAIEDMGFDASLQAPIQDQDLLADPSDPSDHKTQHDNGTEFISSPTSQLASAKVQKCFISVTGMTCASCVANIEKTLLKHKGVVSVLVSLMAGKAEVKYDPDFIQAAAVTRLIVDLGFGATLIEDNAVTHGKLDLTISGMTCASCTHSIESKMAATKGITGASVALATKTAHIQFDPDVIGPRDIMKMIQDLGFEAGLKKAGFKSNLDHAEEIQQWKNSFLLSLVFGLPVMGLMIYMMVMDSQHRQHGGSMPEEQNLLPGLSILNLAFFLLCTPVQVFGGRYFYVQAYRSLKHGAANMDVLIVLATSIAYVYSCVVLMVAMAEQARQSPVTFFDTPPMLFVFIALGRWLEHVAKSKTSAALAKLMSLQATDATVVTLGPGHSIVSEEQVVVELVQRGDVVKVPPGGKFPVDGKVIEGSSMADESLITGEPMPVSKKVGSLVIAGSINAHGALLVEATHVGADTTLSQIVRLVEEAQTSKAPIQQFADRLSGYFVPFIVLVSVVTLVAWLAVGFVNFDIVRENFSGYNANISRAEVIVRFAFQASITVLSIACPCSLGLATPTAVMVGTGVGAQSGILIKGGEPLEMAHKINVVMFDKTGTITNGAPRVTRVLVLWEMARMSLRKILAVVGTAEASSEHPLGIAVTKHCKEELNADVLGFCQDFQAVPGCGISCRVSNVEHLLPQQSEERFLLPGATTDESSLGDAAVHPGEVLCYSVLIGNREWMRRNGHHVGADVDAAMSSHEAKGQTSILVAIDGVLCAMIAIADTVKAESALAVHTLGSMGIDVVMITGDNKRTAKAIAAQVGIRKVFSEVLPSHKVAKVQELQEQGLRVAMVGDGVNDSPALARADVGIAIGTGTDVAIEAADIVLIRNDLLDVVASVELSKRTVRRIRINFVFALIYNLVGIPIAAGVFMPAGLVLQPWMGSAAMAASSVSVVLSSLLLRLYKKTSVELYEVRARGMIRSIRSS; this is translated from the exons ATGTTCTCCTCAAAGTCGCCTAAAAGTCCGGCTAAGTATGCGTCCAAGTCGCCGCGCGTGTCCGCGGAGCAGATTTGTATGGTGGAGTGCGGATGCGAGGACCCGGGCACCTGTGGCGTGCACGGGCCGGAGTGCGCGCCTGCGCAACAG CTGATTGGCGTTGAAAGTGAGAAGAAAGGGCGGGACAACTTGGCCTACGAGTACGGCAGCCAAAGCGACCTCTGCGCTCCCATCAAAACCTCCACAGAGACCTTCAAACTCCTGGGCCTGGACTTGGAGCACCCCGTCCACGGTGTAGTTGAGAGCCGTATATCCAGGCTGAGCGGCGTGCTAGCCGTGCGCTCGGCTTCCCCGAGCCGGCAAACCGAGGTGGACTACGTGAGCTCGCTGATCTCGGCCCCAGAGATCGCCCTGGAGCTGCGCAGGATGGGCTTCGACGTGGAGTCGACGGCGCGGATCGGCGTGGACGGCATGCACTGCCAGTCCTGCGTGCAGACCATCCAGGAGCATGTTGGCGCCCTGCGGGGGGTTTCACACGTCCAGGTGTCCGTGGAGGAAGCCGCGGCGCTGGTCGTGTTTCAACCGCTTCATGTTACGCGACAGGAGCTGAGGGACCAGATCGAGGACTTGGGATTCGGAGCCACTTTGCTCGCCGATGATGCGGACTTGAGGCAAACCGTGAGCGTTTGGATCGCAGGGATGACCTGCAACTCGTGTGTGCGGTCCATCGAGGGGAGGATCTCCCAGATGACGGGGGTCCGCTCCATAGGCGTGTCATTGAAGGATCAAAAGGGAACAATAACCTTTGACCCGACTCTCACAGGGCCGGAGCATCTCAGGCTTGCTATTGAAGACATGGGCTTTGACGCCTCACTACAAG CCCCAATTCAGGACCAGGACCTTCTGGCTGACCCGTCGGACCCGTCGGACCATAAAACGCAACACGACAACGGCACCGAATTTATTTCCTCCCCAACAAGCCAGCTAGCGAGCGCTAAAGTGCAAAAGTGCTTTATCAGCGTGACGGGGATGACCTGCGCCTCGTGTGTGGCCAACATCGAGAAGACCCTGCTAAAACACAAAG GCGTCGTGTCGGTTTTGGTGTCGCTGATGGCCGGGAAAGCTGAGGTGAAATACGACCCAGACTTTATCCAGGCTGCTGCTGTCACTCGGCTCATAGTGGACTTGGGTTTTGGCGCCACTCTCATTGAGGACAACGCAGTCACACACGGGAAACTGGATCTCACC ATAAGCGGGATGACGTGCGCCTCGTGCACCCACAGCATCGAGTCAAAGATGGCGGCCACTAAAGGCATCACCGGCGCCTCCGTAGCCTTGGCAACCAAGACGGCTCACATCCAGTTTGATCCAGACGTGATCGGACCTCGTGATATCATGAAGATGATTCAG GACCTTGGTTTTGAGGCGGGTCTGAAGAAGGCGGGCTTCAAAAGCAACCTTGACCACGCAGAAGAGATTCAACA ATGGAAAAACTCCTTTCTGCTCAGCCTGGTTTTCGGTCTGCCCGTCATGGGCCTGATGATCTACATGATGGTGATGGACAGTCAGCACCGGCAACATGGAGGCTCCATGCCAGAGGAGCAAAACCTGCTGCCCGGCCTCTCCATCCTGAACCTGGCCTTCTTCCTTCTCTGTACGCCCGTGCAG GTTTTCGGAGGCAGGTACTTCTACGTGCAAGCGTATCGCTCCTTGAAGCACGGCGCCGCCAACATGGATGTGCTCATCGTGCTGGCCACCTCCATCGCGTACGTCTACTCCTGCGTGGTCCTGATGGTGGCCATGGCCGAACAAGCCAGGCAGAGCCCCGTCACCTTCTTCGACACCCCGCCCATGCTCTTTGTGTTCATCGCGCTGGGGCGATGGCTGGAACATGTGGCCAAG AGTAAAACCTCGGCGGCGTTGGCCAAGCTGATGTCTCTGCAAGCCACGGATGCGACCGTGGTGACCTTGGGCCCCGGCCACTCCATCGTCAG CGAGGAGCAAGTGGTGGTGGAGCTGGTGCAGCGGGGCGACGTCGTGAAGGTGCCCCCGGGGGGGAAGTTCCCCGTAGACGGGAAAGTGATTGAGGGAAGCTCCATGGCGGACGAGTCTTTAATCACAG GTGAGCCAATGCCGGTCAGTAAGAAGGTGGGCAGCCTGGTGATTGCCGGCTCCATCAACGCTCACGGCGCCCTTCTCGTGGAGGCCACCCACGTCGGTGCTGACACGACTTTGTCACAAATAGTCCGACTGGTGGAAGAAGCCCAAACATCCAAG GCTCCCATCCAGCAATTTGCCGACCGACTAAGCGGATACTTTGTCCCATTCATCGTCTTGGTTTCCGTGGTAACGCTGGTGGCGTGGCTGGCAGTCGGATTTGTCAACTTTGACATCGTGAGGGAGAACTTCTCG GGTTACAACGCCAACATTTCCAGAGCGGAAGTCATCGTGCGCTTCGCCTTCCAGGCGTCAATCACCGTCCTTTCCATCGCATGCCCCTGTTCTCTGGGTCTGGCGACCCCGACTGCGGTCATGGTGGGCACCGGCGTCGGCGCTCAGAGCGGGATTCTCATCAAAGGAGGCGAGCCGCTGGAGATGGCGCATAAG ATCAACGTGGTGATGTTCGATAAAACCGGTACCATTACCAACGGTGCGCCGCGCGTCACGCGTGTTCTGGTGCTGTGGGAGATGGCTCGTATGTCTCTTCGAAAGATCCTCGCCGTGGTGGGAACGGCCGAGGCTAGCAGCGAACACCCGCTCGGCATCGCCGTCACCAAACACTGCAAAGAG GAACTGAACGCGGATGTGCTGGGTTTCTGCCAGGACTTCCAAGCGGTCCCCGGCTGCGGGATCAGCTGCCGGGTTTCTAACGTGGAGCATCTTCTTCCGCAACAGAGTGAAGAGCGTTTCTTGTTGCCGGGGGCAACCACAGATGAGAGTAGTCTAGGTGACGCTGCCGTGCATCCAGGTGAGGTTTTATGTTACTCGGTCCTGATCGGGAACCGAGAGTGGATGAGAAGGAACGGTCACCACGTCGGAGCAGACGTGGATGCCGCCATGTCGAGCCACGAGGCGAAGGGGCAGACATCGATTCTGGTGGCGATAGACG GCGTACTGTGCGCCATGATCGCCATTGCGGACACGGTGAAGGCGGAGTCAGCCTTGGCGGTGCACACGCTCGGCAGCATGGGCATTGACGTGGTCATGATAACGGGAGACAACAAACGCACGGCGAAAGCCATTGCCGCACAG GTTGGGATCAGGAAGGTGTTTTCAGAGGTTCTGCCCTCCCACAAGGTGGCCAAGGTCCAGGAGCTCCAGGAACAAGGCCTGCGTGTGGCCATGGTGGGGGACGGCGTCAACGACTCGCCTGCTCTCGCCCGTGCCGACGTCGGCATCGCCATCGGCACAGGCACCGACGTGGCCATTGAAGCGGCGGATATCGTTCTCATCAGA AACGACCTTCTGGACGTCGTCGCCAGCGTTGAGCTGTCCAAGAGGACGGTACGGAGGATACGCATCAACTTTGTCTTCGCTCTCATCTACAACCTTGTCGGAATTCCCATCGCTGCAG GCGTGTTCATGCCTGCTGGCCTGGTGCTGCAACCCTGGATGGGCTCCGCCGCAATGGCCGCCTCGTCCGTTTCTGTGGTTCTGTCGTCTTTGCTGCTCAGATT GTACAAGAAAACCTCCGTGGAGTTGTATGAGGTAAGAGCGAGAGGCATGATACGGAGCATCAGGTCCTCATAG